A single Cnuibacter physcomitrellae DNA region contains:
- a CDS encoding glycosyltransferase family 2 protein, which yields MHARVTAVLVASNGGEHLPRTLEALAAQTRRPDTIIVVDCASTDDTQSLLAKSKPDHFIQASGRLSFGTAIDHALGVVAPPEHQDEWLWLLAHDTAPEPDALAALLAAVEVNPSVAAAGPKQMEWDDTAYLAAFGETVTRFGASVQLTEIELDQAQHDRMSDVLGMGAAGLLVRHRVWNELGGFDPALPTADNALDFSIRVRLAGHRVLAVPAARVATDGDGLSGPGRSQKGSARRRRQAAARAAQLHRRLVYAPGAAVALLWLSLVPLAVVRALFQLVRKQPGAVGGEFSAAFRTAFGSHIGEARRRLKAAKRVGWSAIAPLRMPGDEVRRRRSLQREIALTYLRGDRDRIQFIASGGLATVLVMALVGFVLFIPLFGAAALLGGGALPLSSDAGSLWAQIGVGFRDIGLGFTGAADPFAAVLAVLGSITFWSPSFVLVCLYLVTLPLAALAAWFCAAALTDRPLARTTAAVLWAIAPPLLSGLDAGMIGPVIAHLLLPWLVLAALSAPRSWSASGMAAILFAAVAAAAPSLWPALLVMWVAATIASRRDVARLIGIPIPALVLFAPLAYDQWMRGTPLALLADPGVPVWRDPAGAVDLLLGLPQRGLSGWVDLAGQVGISSTLVGIIAVVLIVPLALTALVALFLPRSYAALASIGIAILGLGTALLAGQLQLATSGSHSVAIWSGSGLSLYWLGMVGAAVLALHSLRSFAAVPAVIGSVAIGVLVLPLGLGVLLGTAEVVPGSGRQMPAFVVAEAIANPRVGTLVLSPQADGGLAASVVHGAGPTLDQQSTLASTSALSGAGSDTLDELVGNAASISGSDVSGELNALGIAFVLLQPVSAAESSTEAAATVARTSNALGSNPSLTLVGDTSVGGLWQVGSAQPLPSLPAPVPSNVGTPLGILVLVVQGAVFLIALLLALPAGRLQVQGGRAVSSTAHVAAAHSTAEAIAEDKTSEYDDDEVAGDEPEMLDEVRADEETPVREVPVGTIVGGSGFVPVEPPAPTAPATTGAAAASTAAAPAGPVILVEDERPAPDSVVEVPSESGPAAEEVDVVVLADPGSAEDAVVAPAPGPADARGADGGVSDARISDARVSDAESADADSDSAASDAAGSDASASPVAQPVAPTPDLEEPAAADDASPAGATDPGYDPDDETVLSVRDAIARHDAQRRGDDDAR from the coding sequence ATGCACGCTCGAGTCACAGCCGTTCTCGTCGCCTCGAATGGCGGCGAGCACCTTCCGCGCACCCTCGAGGCGCTCGCGGCTCAGACCCGGCGCCCCGACACCATCATCGTGGTCGACTGCGCCTCCACCGACGACACCCAGTCGCTGCTGGCGAAGTCGAAGCCCGACCACTTCATCCAGGCCTCCGGCCGGCTGTCGTTCGGCACGGCGATCGACCACGCGCTCGGCGTGGTCGCGCCGCCCGAGCACCAGGACGAGTGGCTCTGGCTCCTCGCCCACGACACCGCTCCCGAACCCGATGCCCTGGCGGCGCTGCTCGCCGCCGTCGAGGTCAACCCCTCCGTCGCGGCGGCGGGCCCGAAGCAGATGGAGTGGGACGACACGGCCTACCTGGCCGCGTTCGGCGAGACCGTCACGCGCTTCGGCGCGAGCGTGCAGCTGACGGAGATCGAGCTCGATCAGGCGCAGCACGATCGGATGAGCGACGTGCTCGGCATGGGGGCGGCGGGCCTGCTGGTGCGCCACCGCGTCTGGAACGAGCTCGGCGGCTTCGACCCCGCGCTCCCGACGGCCGACAACGCGCTCGACTTCTCCATCCGTGTCCGGCTCGCCGGGCACCGGGTGCTCGCCGTGCCGGCGGCGCGCGTCGCGACCGACGGCGACGGCCTCTCCGGGCCCGGCCGCTCGCAGAAGGGGTCCGCCCGGCGGCGCCGCCAGGCTGCCGCTCGCGCCGCTCAGCTCCACCGCCGACTCGTCTACGCACCCGGGGCGGCCGTGGCCCTGCTCTGGCTGTCGCTGGTGCCCCTCGCGGTCGTCCGCGCGCTGTTCCAACTCGTGCGCAAGCAGCCCGGAGCGGTGGGAGGCGAGTTCTCCGCCGCCTTCCGGACGGCGTTCGGATCGCACATCGGCGAGGCGCGTCGCAGGCTGAAGGCCGCGAAGCGGGTCGGCTGGAGCGCGATCGCTCCGCTCCGCATGCCCGGCGACGAGGTGCGGAGACGGCGTTCGCTGCAGCGCGAGATCGCCCTCACCTACCTCCGCGGCGATCGTGACCGCATCCAGTTCATCGCCAGCGGCGGGCTGGCGACCGTACTCGTCATGGCGCTGGTCGGGTTCGTGCTGTTCATCCCGCTCTTCGGCGCCGCAGCGCTCCTGGGTGGCGGCGCCCTGCCGCTGTCGTCGGATGCGGGCAGCCTGTGGGCGCAGATCGGCGTCGGCTTCCGCGACATCGGGCTCGGGTTCACCGGCGCCGCGGACCCGTTCGCCGCCGTGCTCGCGGTCCTCGGCTCGATCACGTTCTGGTCGCCCAGCTTCGTGCTGGTCTGCCTGTACCTCGTCACGCTGCCCCTCGCCGCCCTCGCGGCCTGGTTCTGCGCCGCAGCGCTGACCGACCGGCCGCTGGCCCGCACGACCGCGGCCGTGCTCTGGGCGATCGCGCCGCCGCTGCTCTCCGGGCTCGACGCGGGCATGATCGGCCCGGTCATCGCCCACCTCCTCCTGCCGTGGCTGGTCCTCGCGGCTCTGTCGGCGCCGCGTTCCTGGTCGGCATCGGGCATGGCGGCGATCCTCTTCGCCGCGGTCGCCGCCGCGGCGCCGTCGCTCTGGCCTGCTCTCCTGGTCATGTGGGTCGCCGCGACCATCGCGAGCAGGCGCGACGTGGCTCGGCTCATCGGCATCCCCATCCCCGCCCTCGTGCTCTTCGCCCCGCTGGCGTACGACCAGTGGATGCGCGGGACCCCGCTGGCCCTGCTGGCCGACCCCGGCGTGCCGGTCTGGCGCGATCCGGCCGGCGCCGTCGACCTCCTCCTCGGTCTGCCCCAGCGCGGGCTCTCGGGCTGGGTCGACCTCGCTGGACAGGTGGGCATCTCGTCGACGCTCGTCGGGATCATCGCCGTCGTCCTCATCGTGCCGCTCGCGCTGACCGCGCTCGTCGCCCTCTTCCTCCCGCGCAGCTACGCGGCGCTCGCGTCGATCGGGATCGCGATCCTCGGGCTCGGCACCGCGCTCCTGGCCGGACAGCTCCAGCTGGCCACCAGCGGCAGCCACTCCGTGGCGATCTGGTCCGGTTCGGGGCTCAGCCTCTACTGGCTCGGCATGGTGGGCGCAGCCGTGCTCGCCCTGCATTCCCTCCGCTCCTTCGCCGCCGTCCCCGCCGTGATCGGGTCCGTCGCGATCGGCGTCCTCGTCCTGCCGCTCGGACTGGGCGTGCTCCTCGGCACGGCCGAGGTGGTGCCCGGCAGCGGTCGGCAGATGCCCGCCTTCGTCGTCGCGGAGGCCATCGCCAACCCCCGGGTGGGCACCCTCGTCCTCTCCCCGCAGGCGGACGGCGGCCTCGCCGCCTCGGTCGTCCACGGTGCCGGGCCGACGCTCGACCAGCAGTCGACGCTCGCCTCCACGTCCGCGCTCTCCGGCGCGGGATCGGACACGCTCGACGAGCTGGTCGGCAACGCCGCGTCGATCAGCGGATCCGACGTCTCGGGCGAGCTGAACGCGCTCGGCATCGCGTTCGTGCTGCTGCAGCCGGTCAGCGCTGCCGAGTCGAGCACCGAGGCGGCGGCGACCGTCGCCCGCACCTCGAACGCCCTCGGAAGCAACCCCTCGCTGACCCTCGTGGGCGACACCTCGGTCGGCGGGCTCTGGCAGGTGGGGTCGGCCCAGCCGTTGCCGAGCCTGCCCGCTCCGGTGCCGAGCAACGTCGGCACCCCGCTCGGCATCCTGGTGCTGGTGGTGCAGGGCGCCGTCTTCCTCATTGCCCTGCTGCTCGCCCTGCCCGCGGGACGCCTGCAGGTGCAGGGCGGACGCGCCGTGAGCTCGACCGCGCACGTCGCGGCGGCGCACTCGACGGCGGAGGCCATCGCGGAGGACAAGACCAGCGAGTACGACGACGACGAGGTCGCCGGCGACGAGCCCGAGATGCTCGACGAGGTCCGGGCCGACGAGGAGACCCCGGTGCGCGAGGTACCGGTGGGCACCATCGTGGGGGGATCCGGCTTCGTGCCGGTCGAGCCCCCGGCGCCCACGGCGCCCGCCACGACGGGTGCGGCCGCGGCGTCGACTGCCGCGGCTCCGGCCGGCCCGGTCATCCTCGTCGAGGACGAACGGCCCGCACCGGACTCGGTAGTCGAGGTCCCCTCCGAGTCGGGTCCCGCTGCCGAGGAGGTCGACGTGGTCGTCCTCGCGGACCCGGGGAGCGCGGAGGACGCCGTCGTGGCGCCTGCCCCCGGTCCGGCCGACGCCCGCGGTGCCGACGGCGGGGTCTCCGATGCCAGGATCTCGGACGCTCGGGTCTCGGATGCCGAGAGCGCTGACGCCGACTCCGACTCGGCCGCGTCCGACGCCGCCGGTTCCGACGCTTCAGCGTCGCCCGTCGCGCAGCCCGTCGCTCCGACGCCCGACCTCGAGGAGCCGGCCGCGGCCGACGACGCTTCCCCGGCGGGGGCGACGGATCCCGGTTACGACCCCGACGACGAGACGGTGCTGAGCGTGCGCGACGCGATCGCCCGCCACGACGCCCAGCGACGAGGAGACGACGATGCCCGCTGA
- a CDS encoding WhiB family transcriptional regulator has protein sequence MAMSEYRAGVPDDWFVDPVNLGVPGVRKVAADDDDALAWQADSLCAQTDPEAFFPEKGGSTRDAKRICASCEVKAQCLDYALANDERFGIWGGLSERERRKLRKRAG, from the coding sequence ATGGCAATGTCCGAGTATCGCGCAGGCGTCCCCGACGACTGGTTCGTCGATCCGGTCAACCTCGGTGTCCCGGGTGTCCGCAAGGTCGCTGCCGACGACGATGACGCCCTCGCCTGGCAGGCCGATTCGCTCTGCGCGCAGACCGATCCCGAGGCCTTCTTCCCCGAGAAGGGCGGCTCCACCCGCGACGCGAAGCGCATCTGCGCCTCCTGCGAGGTGAAGGCGCAGTGCCTCGACTACGCGCTCGCGAACGACGAGCGGTTCGGCATCTGGGGCGGGCTCTCCGAGCGCGAGCGTCGCAAGCTCCGCAAGCGCGCGGGCTGA
- a CDS encoding GlxA family transcriptional regulator — protein MLRRVALLAVPGVAPFEFGVVCEAFGIDRSEMGGPSFDFSIVTAEPGPVPTSLGYDMMIQAGLESAYAADLIAVPAHRIDDDVHPQVVDVLRDAVERGAWVLSVCSGAFTLAKAGLLDGRRATTHWMHAARLATEFPTIEVDPDVLFVEDGNVVTSAGTAAGIDACLHLIRKELGAASANVVARRMVVPPQRDGGQSQYIANPIPAQQTDSFAAVTDWMLKNLDQDLTVDQLAKRAIMSPRTFARRFKAELGATPGAWLNRQRLLRAQELLEQSDLPLDAVAAESGFGTAAVMRHHFARTLATTPAAYRRTFCVQSA, from the coding sequence ATGCTGCGTCGTGTCGCCCTCCTCGCCGTCCCCGGTGTCGCTCCGTTCGAGTTCGGGGTGGTGTGCGAGGCGTTCGGGATCGACCGCAGCGAGATGGGCGGCCCGAGCTTCGACTTCTCCATCGTCACCGCGGAGCCGGGGCCCGTGCCGACCAGCCTGGGCTACGACATGATGATCCAGGCCGGGCTCGAGAGCGCGTACGCCGCCGACCTGATCGCCGTGCCCGCGCACCGGATCGACGACGACGTGCATCCCCAGGTCGTGGACGTGCTGCGTGACGCGGTCGAGCGCGGCGCCTGGGTGCTGAGCGTGTGCAGCGGCGCCTTCACCCTGGCGAAGGCGGGGCTCCTCGACGGCCGTCGGGCGACCACCCACTGGATGCACGCGGCCCGGCTGGCGACGGAGTTCCCGACGATCGAGGTCGATCCCGACGTGCTCTTCGTCGAGGACGGGAACGTCGTGACCAGCGCCGGGACCGCGGCGGGCATCGACGCGTGCCTCCACCTCATCCGCAAGGAGCTCGGAGCGGCGTCGGCCAACGTCGTCGCCCGGCGCATGGTCGTACCGCCCCAGCGCGACGGCGGCCAGTCGCAGTACATCGCCAACCCGATCCCCGCCCAGCAGACCGACTCGTTCGCCGCGGTGACCGACTGGATGCTGAAGAACCTCGACCAGGACCTGACCGTCGACCAGCTCGCCAAGCGGGCGATCATGTCGCCCCGGACCTTCGCGCGCCGGTTCAAGGCGGAGCTGGGTGCGACCCCGGGCGCGTGGCTGAACCGGCAGCGCCTGCTCCGGGCGCAGGAGCTGCTCGAGCAGAGCGACCTCCCGCTCGACGCGGTCGCGGCGGAGAGCGGCTTCGGGACGGCGGCGGTCATGCGCCACCACTTCGCCAGGACGCTGGCCACCACCCCCGCCGCCTACCGTCGCACCTTCTGCGTCCAGTCGGCCTAG
- the manA gene encoding mannose-6-phosphate isomerase, class I, which produces MFVEITNTPRDYAWGSETAIPDLLGSPRTGDPQAELWLGTHPSNPSRVVHPDAVGGAADLAELLRREGQPPLPFLLKVLAAERPLSLQAHPTPERAREGFERENAAGVPIDAPHRNYRDASHKPEIIVALSPTFDALCGFRPVEEVRDIVNLFVTIDSARSAPSWDVLGRLVHYLEDSQAIGRPDAEVLQRAFEWLVAGGPEVEELVSLVVLLAEMALHPAHAHMTEPYTKAVETVVRLGEEYPGDPGIVVSLLLNRVTLTAGQSLFLPAGNIHAYLSGLGIEVMASSDNVLRGGLTPKHVDVAELLEVLEFGVLPVPYLEPAHPAPGLSVFAPPVPDFELVRADLDGEAGPSSAEYEPAGGAIVLCTSGAASIAGAHGSITLVRGQAAYVSADEGSLTLAGTATLFLAAPSRTAG; this is translated from the coding sequence GTGTTCGTCGAGATCACCAACACGCCGCGCGACTACGCCTGGGGGTCGGAGACCGCCATCCCCGATCTGCTCGGCTCCCCCCGGACCGGCGATCCGCAGGCCGAGCTCTGGCTCGGGACGCATCCGTCCAATCCGAGCCGGGTCGTGCATCCGGATGCGGTCGGCGGAGCCGCCGACCTCGCGGAGCTGCTGCGCCGCGAGGGTCAGCCGCCGCTGCCCTTCCTGCTCAAGGTGCTGGCCGCCGAGCGGCCGCTGTCGCTGCAGGCGCACCCGACCCCCGAGCGCGCCCGCGAGGGCTTCGAGCGCGAGAACGCGGCCGGCGTGCCGATCGACGCGCCCCACCGCAACTACCGCGACGCCTCGCACAAGCCCGAGATCATCGTGGCCCTGAGCCCGACCTTCGACGCGCTCTGCGGCTTCCGCCCGGTCGAGGAGGTGCGCGACATCGTGAACCTCTTCGTCACCATCGACAGCGCGCGCTCGGCGCCGAGCTGGGACGTGCTCGGCAGGCTGGTGCACTACCTCGAGGACTCGCAGGCGATCGGCCGACCCGATGCGGAGGTGCTGCAGAGGGCATTCGAGTGGCTCGTCGCGGGCGGTCCCGAGGTCGAGGAGCTCGTCTCCCTCGTGGTCCTGCTGGCGGAGATGGCCCTCCACCCGGCTCACGCCCACATGACCGAGCCCTACACGAAGGCGGTCGAGACCGTCGTGCGCCTCGGTGAGGAGTACCCGGGTGACCCGGGCATCGTCGTCTCCCTGCTGCTGAACCGCGTCACCCTGACAGCCGGTCAGTCGCTCTTCCTGCCAGCGGGGAACATCCACGCCTACCTGTCGGGGCTCGGCATCGAGGTGATGGCCTCCTCCGACAACGTGCTGCGCGGGGGGCTCACCCCGAAGCACGTCGACGTCGCCGAGCTGCTCGAGGTGCTCGAGTTCGGCGTGCTGCCCGTGCCGTACCTCGAGCCGGCCCACCCGGCGCCGGGCCTCAGCGTCTTCGCGCCGCCGGTGCCCGACTTCGAGCTGGTGCGCGCCGACCTCGACGGGGAGGCGGGGCCGTCGTCGGCCGAGTACGAGCCCGCGGGCGGCGCCATCGTGCTCTGCACGTCCGGCGCGGCCTCGATCGCCGGCGCCCACGGCTCGATCACGCTCGTGCGCGGTCAGGCCGCGTACGTGTCGGCCGACGAGGGCAGTCTCACCCTCGCCGGGACGGCGACCCTCTTCCTGGCCGCCCCCTCTCGCACGGCGGGCTGA
- a CDS encoding acyl-CoA dehydrogenase family protein: protein MTFEPLASDFYGYADLLTDREKEALASLRDYLETEVKPIVNGHWEAATFPHETVKGLAAQDVYSFAWEETRPFENSAVFRGFVALELARVDASIATLVGVQNGLAMGSISVAGSQEQRREWLPKMAAGDVVGSFGLTEPDSGSDSAQGLRTVATRDGDEWVLNGSKRWIGNATFGDITVIWAKSAEDGQVKGFIVPRATPGFTATKIEGKQSLRIVQNADITLEDVRVPEANRLQNANSFRDTAKVLRLTRAEVAWAAVGNSIGAYEAALRYARERVQFGKPIASHQLVQDHLVTCMGNITASLGMVVRVSQMLDAGTQRDEHSALAKAYTTARMRETVSHAREVLGGNGIVLEYDVARHFADAEALYSYEGTREMNTLIVGRALTGSAAFV from the coding sequence ATGACGTTCGAGCCCCTCGCCAGCGACTTCTACGGATACGCCGACCTCCTCACCGATCGCGAGAAGGAGGCTCTCGCCTCGCTCCGCGACTACCTCGAGACGGAGGTGAAGCCGATCGTCAACGGGCACTGGGAGGCCGCCACCTTCCCCCACGAGACCGTGAAGGGCCTCGCCGCCCAGGACGTCTACAGCTTCGCCTGGGAGGAGACCCGCCCGTTCGAGAACTCGGCGGTCTTCCGCGGGTTCGTCGCCCTCGAGCTCGCCCGCGTCGACGCGTCGATCGCGACGCTGGTCGGCGTGCAGAACGGCCTCGCCATGGGCTCGATCAGCGTGGCGGGCTCGCAGGAGCAGCGCCGGGAGTGGCTGCCGAAGATGGCCGCGGGCGACGTGGTGGGCTCGTTCGGGCTCACCGAGCCCGACTCGGGCTCCGACTCCGCGCAGGGCCTCAGGACGGTCGCGACCCGCGACGGCGACGAGTGGGTGCTGAACGGCTCCAAGCGCTGGATCGGCAACGCCACGTTCGGCGACATCACCGTGATCTGGGCCAAGTCCGCGGAGGACGGCCAGGTGAAGGGCTTCATCGTCCCCCGCGCCACCCCCGGCTTCACGGCGACGAAGATCGAGGGCAAGCAGAGCCTCCGCATCGTGCAGAACGCCGACATCACCCTCGAGGACGTCCGGGTGCCCGAGGCGAACCGCCTGCAGAACGCGAACTCGTTCCGCGACACCGCGAAGGTGCTGCGCCTCACCCGCGCCGAGGTCGCCTGGGCCGCGGTCGGCAACTCCATCGGCGCCTACGAGGCTGCTCTCCGCTACGCCCGCGAGCGCGTCCAGTTCGGGAAGCCCATCGCCTCCCACCAGCTGGTCCAGGACCACCTCGTGACCTGCATGGGCAACATCACCGCGAGCCTCGGGATGGTGGTGCGGGTGTCGCAGATGCTCGACGCCGGCACCCAGCGCGACGAGCACTCGGCCCTCGCGAAGGCGTACACCACGGCCCGGATGCGCGAGACCGTCTCGCACGCCCGCGAGGTCCTCGGCGGCAACGGCATCGTGCTCGAGTACGACGTGGCGAGGCACTTCGCGGATGCGGAGGCGCTCTACTCCTACGAGGGCACGCGTGAGATGAACACCCTCATCGTCGGGCGCGCGCTCACCGGGTCGGCCGCGTTCGTGTGA
- a CDS encoding glycosyltransferase family 2 protein, which produces MMPFYGRADHLRVAVESVLAQTDPDWRLVVVDDRYPDEAPGEWVRAIEDPRVEYRRNARNLGVTGNFRECVRLVEHERAVILGSDDRMHPGYVARVAELAERFPDAAILQPGVDVIDAEGAEHTPMADRIKALLRPRGSGPRVLGGEDLAASLLRGNWLYFPALVWRADELRRFDFREEFEVVEDLALILEILLAGGDLVLDDEVVFSYRRHRASVSALRGPDGAKFLEERALFHEMADRMRARGWRRAARAARLHLTSRLNAASELPSALRARDSAGVRTLLHHVVAR; this is translated from the coding sequence ATGATGCCGTTCTACGGCAGGGCGGATCACCTCCGCGTGGCGGTCGAGAGCGTGCTCGCCCAGACCGACCCGGACTGGCGCCTGGTGGTGGTCGACGACCGCTACCCGGACGAAGCCCCGGGCGAGTGGGTGCGCGCGATCGAGGACCCTCGGGTGGAGTACCGGCGCAACGCCCGGAACCTCGGGGTCACCGGGAACTTCCGCGAGTGCGTACGCCTGGTCGAGCACGAGCGCGCCGTCATCCTCGGCAGCGACGACCGGATGCACCCGGGCTACGTCGCGCGCGTGGCCGAGCTCGCCGAGCGGTTCCCCGACGCCGCCATCCTCCAGCCCGGCGTCGACGTCATCGACGCCGAGGGCGCCGAGCACACCCCGATGGCCGACCGCATCAAGGCCCTCCTGCGCCCGCGCGGGTCCGGACCGCGGGTGCTCGGGGGCGAGGACCTCGCCGCGAGCCTCCTCCGCGGCAACTGGCTCTACTTCCCCGCCCTCGTCTGGCGTGCCGACGAGCTGCGCCGATTCGACTTCCGGGAGGAGTTCGAGGTCGTCGAGGACCTTGCGCTCATCCTCGAGATCCTGCTGGCCGGCGGCGACCTGGTGCTGGACGACGAGGTGGTGTTCTCCTACCGACGGCATCGCGCGAGCGTCTCGGCGCTCCGCGGGCCCGACGGCGCGAAGTTCCTCGAGGAGCGCGCCCTGTTCCACGAGATGGCCGACCGGATGCGTGCCCGCGGATGGCGCCGCGCCGCGCGTGCCGCGCGCCTCCACCTCACGTCGCGCTTGAACGCCGCGAGCGAGCTGCCGTCAGCCCTCCGAGCGCGCGACTCCGCCGGGGTCAGGACCCTGCTGCACCACGTCGTCGCGCGCTGA
- a CDS encoding glycosyltransferase, whose protein sequence is MTDGIRASVCMATYRGAAYVAEQIESIVAQLGPDDELVIVDDCSPDDTRAVIVETVARLGESRVLLTSTDRNVGYVRAFETAIRRARGRYVFLSDQDDVWTPGRHEAMIAGLSDSLVVAANHSILGRNGARLWYPPLTARQSGRWWANLFAVMIGYRPYFGCAMGFRREAIDAGILPIPSYLHESHDVWIAIVGNVWRSIRHLEDVVVERRLHDSNQTPLGIRGLGTILRARAVFARLIVEAARRRRARVSARRRGAAGS, encoded by the coding sequence ATGACCGACGGGATCAGGGCCAGCGTCTGCATGGCCACCTACCGCGGCGCCGCCTACGTGGCGGAGCAGATCGAGTCGATCGTCGCACAGCTGGGCCCGGACGACGAGCTCGTCATCGTCGACGACTGCTCCCCGGACGACACCCGTGCGGTCATCGTGGAGACCGTGGCGCGCCTCGGCGAGTCGCGCGTGCTCCTCACGAGCACCGACCGGAACGTCGGCTACGTGCGAGCGTTCGAGACGGCCATCCGCCGCGCTCGCGGGCGCTACGTCTTCCTCTCGGACCAGGACGACGTCTGGACCCCGGGCCGGCACGAGGCGATGATCGCCGGACTCTCCGACTCGCTCGTCGTGGCGGCGAACCACAGCATCCTGGGGCGGAACGGGGCCCGCCTCTGGTACCCGCCCCTCACGGCACGCCAGTCGGGGAGGTGGTGGGCGAACCTCTTCGCCGTGATGATCGGATACCGCCCCTACTTCGGATGCGCGATGGGCTTCCGGCGCGAGGCGATCGACGCGGGCATCCTGCCCATCCCGTCCTACCTCCACGAGTCGCACGACGTCTGGATCGCCATCGTCGGGAACGTGTGGCGGAGCATCCGTCATCTCGAGGACGTCGTCGTCGAGCGCCGCCTCCACGACTCCAACCAGACGCCGCTCGGCATCCGAGGGCTGGGCACGATCCTGCGGGCCCGAGCCGTGTTCGCGCGACTCATCGTCGAGGCCGCGCGCCGTCGGCGGGCGAGGGTCAGCGCGCGACGACGTGGTGCAGCAGGGTCCTGA
- a CDS encoding glycosyltransferase, giving the protein MQPGSVAVITAYRPDGDSLASLVAALRPQVEAVVVVDDGSGATAPFDDAAEAGAIVVTHDENRGIAAALNTGIRTARAHVDARWVLTFDQDSTVAPDYVASLVATAQAATAAGIRVGLVAPRRVEGLPALEAGVRDGFVLGSEPIQSGLLIPVAVLEAVGPFAEALFIDCVDTDLWLRVRDHGFEVVLDPLAELGHALGRRHVVRALGRELHVTHAATFRYYYLARNRILMNRMHGRGRRAWALQQTAADLRHFVIALVLVPDRGRRLRMIVAGIRDGWRGRTGRMPVEVERVATAA; this is encoded by the coding sequence GTGCAGCCCGGATCCGTCGCCGTCATCACGGCCTACCGTCCCGACGGCGACTCTCTCGCCTCCCTCGTCGCCGCCCTGCGGCCTCAGGTGGAGGCCGTCGTCGTCGTCGACGACGGTTCGGGCGCGACGGCCCCGTTCGACGACGCGGCGGAGGCCGGAGCGATCGTCGTGACGCACGACGAGAACCGGGGCATCGCGGCGGCGCTGAACACCGGGATCAGGACGGCGCGGGCCCACGTCGACGCGCGGTGGGTCCTCACCTTCGACCAGGACTCCACGGTCGCGCCCGACTACGTCGCCTCCCTCGTCGCGACCGCGCAGGCGGCGACGGCCGCCGGGATCCGGGTCGGCCTGGTCGCGCCGCGCCGGGTGGAGGGGCTCCCCGCGCTGGAGGCCGGGGTGCGCGACGGGTTCGTCCTCGGCTCCGAGCCGATCCAGTCCGGCCTCCTCATCCCCGTCGCCGTGCTCGAGGCCGTCGGCCCCTTCGCCGAGGCGCTCTTCATCGACTGCGTCGACACCGACCTCTGGCTGCGTGTCCGCGACCACGGGTTCGAGGTGGTGCTCGATCCGCTCGCCGAGCTCGGCCACGCCCTGGGCCGCCGGCACGTCGTGCGCGCGCTGGGACGCGAGCTCCACGTCACGCACGCGGCCACGTTCCGCTACTACTACCTCGCGCGCAATCGCATCCTCATGAACCGGATGCACGGCCGCGGGCGCCGGGCGTGGGCGCTCCAGCAGACCGCGGCGGACCTGCGCCACTTCGTGATCGCCCTGGTCCTCGTGCCCGACCGCGGTCGCCGCCTGCGGATGATCGTCGCGGGCATCCGCGACGGCTGGCGCGGCCGCACGGGGCGGATGCCCGTGGAGGTCGAGCGGGTCGCCACAGCGGCCTGA
- a CDS encoding glycosyltransferase family 2 protein, with product MSHSPSRILVVMPAYNEEEAVADVVREVFATVPGVGVLVVDDGSSDATSRRAAEAGATVLRLPINLGVGGAMRAGFKYALQYGYDTVIQVDSDGQHDPRSIPELVSALETHDVVMGARFAGVGDYRVSGPRHWAMVVLSAVLSRIAKTRLTDTTSGFRASGPRAVRLFAVHYPSEYLGDTIESLVIAQRAGLSIAQVPVAMRPRAGGVPSHNPYKAAVYLGRAGMALFVALIRPRLPLSATVAEPSVNAPA from the coding sequence ATGTCGCACTCCCCCTCGAGAATCCTCGTGGTGATGCCTGCGTACAACGAGGAGGAGGCCGTCGCCGACGTCGTGCGCGAGGTGTTCGCCACCGTCCCGGGCGTCGGGGTCCTCGTGGTCGACGACGGCTCGAGCGACGCCACCAGTCGTCGTGCGGCGGAGGCGGGGGCCACCGTGCTCCGCCTGCCGATCAACCTTGGCGTGGGCGGAGCGATGCGCGCCGGCTTCAAGTACGCCCTGCAGTACGGATACGACACGGTCATCCAGGTCGACTCCGACGGGCAGCACGACCCCCGCTCGATCCCCGAGCTCGTCTCCGCTCTCGAGACCCACGACGTCGTCATGGGAGCACGCTTCGCCGGCGTCGGCGACTACCGGGTCAGCGGGCCGCGGCACTGGGCGATGGTGGTGCTGTCCGCCGTCCTCAGCCGCATCGCGAAGACGAGGCTCACCGACACCACCTCGGGCTTCCGCGCCAGCGGCCCCCGGGCGGTGCGGCTGTTCGCGGTGCACTACCCGTCGGAGTACCTCGGCGACACCATCGAGTCCCTCGTCATCGCCCAGCGCGCGGGCCTCAGCATCGCCCAGGTGCCCGTGGCCATGCGTCCCCGTGCCGGTGGCGTGCCGTCGCACAACCCGTACAAGGCCGCCGTGTACCTCGGCAGGGCGGGCATGGCGCTCTTCGTCGCGCTGATCCGCCCGCGGCTCCCGCTGTCCGCGACCGTCGCAGAACCGAGCGTGAACGCCCCCGCATGA